Genomic segment of Saprospira sp. CCB-QB6:
GCGGAGCGCCCGCAGGCCTAGCGATGTGCAGCAGTGCTGCGCAGCGGCAGACCAAGGCCGTCAGGCCGCAGGGCCGAGCAGGCTTGCGAGCTGCGAAACGTAGCGCCTGCCGCAGGCAGACAACAAGGCTGCAAGCCGCAGTTCGACGACTGAAAGGAGTAACGCCCCAAAAACAACTACTTAGTAATCATTGTACGGCCACCCAGATAGCCTTGCAAGGCCTTGGGAATGCGGATCCCCTCTTCGCATTGGTTATTTTCTAGGATTGTAGCCAGAATGCGGGGCAGGGCCAAGGCAGAGCCGTTAAGTGTATGGGCTTGGATCGTTCCTTTGCCTTCATTGGGGCGGTAGCGAAGTTTTAGGCGGTTGGCTTGGAACTCCTCAAAATTAGAGACCGAGCTCACCTCTAGCCAGCGATCTTGAGCTGCAGAATAGGTTTCAAAATCGATTGTGAGGGCGGCGGCAAAGCCGAGATCGCCACCACAGAGGCGGAGGGTGCGGAAAGGCAGCTCCAATTTAGCGAGCAAGCCTTCTACATGAGCGCACATTTCCTCTAGGGCTTGGTAAGAGCGTTCGGGATGTTCTAGGCGAACGATTTCCACCTTATCGAATTGATGTAGGCGGTTGAGGCCACGTACGTGAGCGCCATAAGAGCCGGCTTCTCGGCGGAAGCAGGGCGTATAGCCCGTTAGGCAGATAGGGAAATCATCCTCGGCCAAAATCACATCGCGATAAATATTGGTTAGGGGCACCTCTGCGGTAGGGATCAGGTAAAGATCATCTACGGTAGCATGGTACATTTGGCCATCCTTATCGGGCAATTGGCCAGTGCCACGGGCGCTAGCTTCATTGACCAGATGCGGGGGAAGAAACTCCTTATAGCCAGCTTTATCGGCCTCATCGAGGAAAAAGTTAATTAGTGCTCTTTGGAGTTTGGCGCCCATGCCGGTGTATAGGGGGAAGCCAGCGCCAGTAATTTTGGCTCCAGTTTCGAAATCGATCAGGCCATATTCTTGAGCGAGTTCCCAGTGGGGTTTGGCATCAGCTGGCAGTTGGGGAAGGTCTTTCGTCCATTCTCTTTCCACCACATTATCCTCATCAGACTTGCCGGGCGGCACTGTTTCATGGGCGCAGTTGGGGACTTGCAAGAGCAATTCTTCTAATTGTTCCGCATTTGTGCGGCTAAGTTGCTCCAATTCTTGGATGCGGCTTTTGATGCCAGCCGTTTGGGACTTGGCCTCTTCTGCGGCGGCTTTTTCTCCTTTGCGCATCAGCTGGCCAATTTGGCTAGAGATGGATTTTAGTTCGGCTCTTTGAGCGTCTAAATCTTGTTGGAGGCTGCGGCGTTCGTCATCGGCGGCCAAAATATCATCTAGGATGTCGAGGGGCTCAAAATTTCTGATTTTCAGGCTTCTGAGCACTTTTTCGCGGTTTTCGCGAATAAACTGTACGGCTAACATAAAGCTAATTTATGTAGGGAAAATGGTTATTGTCAAATATTGTCTAAAGAGCATCTGCGGCCACAA
This window contains:
- the serS gene encoding serine--tRNA ligase, producing MLAVQFIRENREKVLRSLKIRNFEPLDILDDILAADDERRSLQQDLDAQRAELKSISSQIGQLMRKGEKAAAEEAKSQTAGIKSRIQELEQLSRTNAEQLEELLLQVPNCAHETVPPGKSDEDNVVEREWTKDLPQLPADAKPHWELAQEYGLIDFETGAKITGAGFPLYTGMGAKLQRALINFFLDEADKAGYKEFLPPHLVNEASARGTGQLPDKDGQMYHATVDDLYLIPTAEVPLTNIYRDVILAEDDFPICLTGYTPCFRREAGSYGAHVRGLNRLHQFDKVEIVRLEHPERSYQALEEMCAHVEGLLAKLELPFRTLRLCGGDLGFAAALTIDFETYSAAQDRWLEVSSVSNFEEFQANRLKLRYRPNEGKGTIQAHTLNGSALALPRILATILENNQCEEGIRIPKALQGYLGGRTMITK